The sequence GCCTTCCAGATACGGAATATCGGCCAGGATGGGCGCACTGCCCTGTTCCTCAAGGATTTTCACGTTGTCCCGGCGCAGCCATTCGTCTTCAGCGGTGGGCGGCGTGGGATTGGTCACGATCAGTCCGGCCACGTCCAGGCCGTGTCCGCGCAGGACCTCCACGGTCATGAGCGCGTGGTTGACCGCGCCCAGGCGGTTGCCCACCACCACGATGACGGGCAGATCAAGGCGTCGCATCAGATCAAGCATGGTCAGCCCGTTGCCCAACGGTACGGCGGCTCCGCCCGCGCCCTCCACGAGCACGGTGTCGTAACCGTGGGCGAGCGTTTCGAGCCGGGCGGCGATGTGGGCGGGATCGAGCGTTTCACCGGCCATGTCGGCGGCCAGATGCGGGGAGCAGGCCGGGACGTACTTGCGGCAGCATGCCTCGGGGTAGCCGTCCGGGAAGTACGGTTCGGTAAAGCGGGCGTAGACGACGGGATCTTCGGCCACGAGTCGGCCGTCCTCCTCGGGGCAGCCGGTCTGGACAGGCTTCAGGGCCACGGCGCGGTGGCCGGCGTCCAGCAGGGCTCGGAGCAGGGCGGCGGTGGTCAGTGTCTTGCCGACATCGGTGTCGGTGCCGGTGATGAAGTATCCGTTCATGAGAAATGGTGGTTTGGCGCAGGTTCGTCCCTTATGCCGGGGCGCAACTCTACACCGGCCCGGGCAGGAGGGCAAGTCGGGCCGTAAGAAGGCAATATAAACAGTTGTTTAGATCAACGTATGGCAAAACGATCAGGTGTTGGGACATGGAAAAGCCCCTGTCCTATGTGGACAGGGGCTCGTATTTTCAGGCTGTTAATCGCCGAAGACCACCGAGGGGAGCCATGTGGCCAGCTCCGGGAAGAGGATCACCAGCCCCATGCCGAAGAGCTGGAGCAGGACGAAGGGAATGATGCCCTTGTATATCTGCCCGGTGCGCACATGCGGCGGCGCTACGCCCTTGAGGAAGAAGAGCGAGAAGCCGAACGGGGGCGTCATGAACGAAGTCTGCAGGTTGATGGCGAACAGGATGGCGAACCACAGCGGGTTGAAGCCGAAGTCATGCATGATCGGGGCCAGCACCGGGATGTGAATGAACGTGATCTCGATGAAGTCCAGGAAGAAGCCGATGACGAAAATGATCGTCATGACGATGAGCATCACGGTCCATTTCCCGAAGGCCAGGTGGGTGATGTAGTCGCGGATGACGTGGTCGCCGCCCAGGCCACGGAAGACCAGGCCGAACGCGCCAGCGCCCACCAGGATGATGAAGACCATGGAGGTCAGCACTGTGGTGGTCATCATGGTTTCGCGCAGTTTGCCGAAGGTGAACCGACGGTTGACCATGGACAGGAGCACCGCTCCGGTCGCGCCTACGGCGGCCGCCTCGGTGGGCGAGGCCACGCCCGCGAAGATGGAGCCGAGCACGCAGGTCATCAGCAGCAGGGGCGGAACCAGGGCCTTGAAGACCCGTTTCCACAACCCGGCGGCCAGGATCTCCTCCCACTCCTCGTCCGGAATGGTCGGGGCGCAGGCCTTGTTGAAGTGCGAATAGATGATGATGTAGACGCAATACAGGCCGACCAGGAGCATGCCCGGGATGACCGCGCCCATGAAGAGGTCGCCTACGGAGACACCGATGATGTCGCCGAGCAGCACGAGAACAATGGAAGGCGGGATGATCTGCCCCAGTGTACCCGAGGCCGAGATGACGCCTGTGGCCAGCTCGGTCTGGTAACCGCGTCGAAGCATTGTGGGCAGGGAGATCAGGCCCATGGTCACCACGGTGGCCCCGACGATGCCGGTGGACGCGCCGAGCAGCATTCCGACGATGACCACGGATACGGCCAGACCGCCGCACATGCGCCCGAAGAGCAGGGCCATGGTCTCGAGTAGATCCTCGGCCAGTCCTGATCGTTCGAGCATGACCCCCATGAAGATGAACAGGGGGACGGCCAGCAGGGTCTGGTTGGTCATGGTGCCCCAGATGCGCAGGGGCAGCAGGTTGAAGAAGTCCCAGCCAAAGCCGATGACGCCGAAGACCAGCGAGGTCCCCAGCAGGGTGAAGGCCACGGGAAAGCCGATCATTAGGAGCAGGGTCAGGACCCCGAACATGATCAGAGGAAGCGCTTCCATCATCTACGCACCCTCGACTTCGGCCGGATGGGCCTTTTCCGTGGTTCCAGGGGCCGGTTCATACGGCTTGCCGATGATTTCCAGAAAGGCCTTGATGCCCATGGACACGCCCTGCAGGGCGATCAGCACGAAGCCGATAAGGATGAAGGCCTTGAGTACATAACGGGCCGGAAGTCCGCCGGGGTCGGGCGAACCTTCATTGATGGCCAGGGACATGCTGAAAAACTTCCAGGAGGTGTCCAGGACCAGAAAGGAGCCGGGCAACAGAAAGAAGAGTACGCCGAGAAAATTGATCCAGGCCCGGGTCTTGCGGCTGAGGCGCTGGTAGATGACGTCCACGCGCACGTGTTCGTCCTTGAGCAGGGTGTAGCCCGCGCCGAGCAGGAACATGGCTCCGAACAGGTGCCATTCCAGTTCCTGAACCGCCACGAAGGTGATGTCGAACACGTATCGCATGATAACGTCTCCGGTCACCACCACGACCATGAGCAGGGATATATACCCTGCCAGTTTGCCGACCCATTCGTTGAGCCGGTCGATGCTTCGCACCAAGCCGAGCAGAATTGCCATCGAAATCCTTCCTTGAAAAAGGCGACAGGTCGCCAGATAACGAATTATATAAAGGCATTGCCAAGTGGCGCTCACGCGGGGCCGACTCCAACGCCGTAAAGGGTTGTGCAAAGAATGGTGCAACCTAGCAGAACTGCCGTGGGTTGTAAAAAGGCGTAAAAGGGCCTCGGTGGCGGAAAGTCAGGCGTGGCGGGGGTTGCCGGGTGGTCTGTTTATGCCTCTTTGCGTCCTGATTTCCACCGCTTCTTCTCTCGCGGGGGGGCAAGAAGGAGGGAAAACGGGAATGGGACGGATTTTTTGCGAAATCACGAAAAAAAGCCCGGCCCGACAAAATGTCGGACCGGGCGATCAATGACTTGTGCAAGCGTAAGGCTAGTAATGCAAGTCGTCTTCGGTGATGGGGGTGGCGAAGTGCTTGTAGACCCAGGACTGGTAGCCGATGACCAGGGGCACGAAGATCACGGCCACCACGAGCATGATCTCCAGCGTCAAGGCGCTCGACGCGGAGTTCATGATGGTCAGGCTGTTGGCCGGGTTCGGGCTGGACGGGATGATCGCCGGGAAGATGCCGATCACGCCGAACAGGGCGACGCCGCCGATGTACAGGCCGCTGGCGGCCCAGGCCATCCAGTACCTGCCTGCGCCGAGGTAGGTGCGCATGAGCACCAGCCCGGCCACGGGCAGCAGCAGGATGACGAACAGCACGGGGTAGACCATGTAGTTGGCGAACAACTGCGTGGACATGGCGGTGTAGGCCAGGAACAGCACGGTCAGGACGACCACGCCGGGCCACAGCTTGGTGGCCACGCTCTCGGCCCGGGCCTTGAGTTCACCGGTGGTGCGGATGCACAGCCACAGGGCTCCGTGCATCATGAAGATGGTCACGAACAGGATGCCGCCCGCGATGCCGTAGGGGTTGAGCAGGCCGAACAGTCCGGCCTGGGAGAACCCGGTCTCATCGAGGGGGATACCCTGGAAGATGTTGCCGAAGGCCACGCCCAACAGCAGGGCGGGCAGGAAGGAGCAGACCGCGTGGGCGGTGTCCCAGGCCTTTCTCCAGGCCGGGCTCTCCACCTTGGAGCGGAACTCGAAGGACACGCCGCGCACGATCAGGGTGAACAGGAGCAGCATGAGCGCCAGATACAGGCCGCTGAACATCTGCGCGTAGGCGTAGGGGAAAGCGGCGAAGGTCACGCCGCCGGCCGCGATAAGCCAGACTTCGTTGCCGTCCCAGAAGGGACCGGTGGAATTGAGAATGGCCCTTTTATCTCCCTCGGAGCGGGCCAGGAAGGGCAGCAGGGTGCCCACGCCCAGGTCGAAGCCGTCGAGGATGAAGTAGACGGCCCAGAGCACGCCCCAGAGGATGAACCAAATCATCGCCAGGTAGTAGTGCAGCGAACCGGTTTCCATCAAAGTAGTCATAGATTTTCTCCTTTATTCGCTGGGATTAGGCCTGGATGGGCGTGTTGTCCTCGGGGCCCTTCTTGGCCAGCTTGACCATCAGCCAGATGCCGACGGCGCCAAGCAGGGCGTAGAGCAGGGTCATCAACACCAGGGTGAAGCCCACCTCGCCGGTTCCCACCGGGGAGACTGCGTCCGAGGTGCGCATCAGACCGTACACGATCCACGGCTGGCGGCCTACCTCGGTCAGTGTCCAGCCAGCCCAGATGGCAAAGTAGGGCAGCGGGATACAGTACGGCAGCGCCTTGAGGAAGAGCGGGTAATTGTCCAGTCGCTTGCGCATCAGGAAGCCGAAGGCGGCCACCAGGATGAACAGGGTTCCCAGGCCGACCATCAGCCGGAAGGAGAGGAAGGAGAGGGTCACGGGAGGACGGTCTTCCTTGGGGAAGTCGCTCAGACCCTTCACTTCGGCATTGAAGTCGTTGTAGGCCAGGAAGCTCAGCACGCCGGGCAGGGGCAGGGCCTGGAGCACGTTGCCGTCTTCGCCCGGGATGACCAGGAGATACATGGGAGCGTTTCTCTGGGTCTCCCAGTGGGATTCCATGGCCGCCAGTTTGGCGGGCTGGGTGTCGGACAGGTTGTTGCCGTGGATGTGGCCTTCGGCCGCGGTGAACAGGGCGAAGACCAGGGCCACGGAGATGCCCAGGTTAAAGGATTTCTGGAAAAATTCAGTGTTGCTCTTGCGCAGCAGATGCCATGCGGAGATGCCGACCACGAAGAATCCCGCCAGGAGCAGGGAGGCCGGAACCACGTGGAAGAACTCGAGCCAGGCGTACTTGTTGGTGATGACCGCCCAGAAGTCGGTCAGCTCGGCGCGGCCGTTGCGCAGGACATACCCAACGGGGTTCTGCATGAACCCGTTGGCGATGAGAATCCACATGGCCGACAGGTTGGAGGCACCGGCCACCAGCCAGGCGGTGATGGCGTGGGCTTTGGGAGAGAGCTTTTCCCAACCGAAGTGCCAGACGCCGATAAAGGTGGATTCCAGGAAGAAGGCCGCGGTGGCCTCGATGGCCAGCAGCGAACCGAAAATGTCGCCCACGTACATGGAGTAGCGGGACCAGTTGGTGCCGAACTGGAACTCCAGGGTGATGCCGGTGACAACGCCGAGCGCGAAGTTCACCAGGAACAGTTTACCCCAGAATTTGGCCATCTTCTTGTACACCTCGTTGCCGGTGCGCACATAGGCCGTTTCCATGCAGGCGATGAGGACGGATAGCCCCAGCGTCAGCGGCACGAAAATGAAGTGAAACATGGTGGCTGCGGCGAATTGCAGCCGGGAAAGCATCAGCACATCCATACAAACCCCCTTGTGGATATTGCTTTGACATACCTCATGACATAAATAAAATGCTTAACGTTCAAAGATGCATACATCCGCACTGTGAACAAATCAAGAATAATTATTGTTCCTGTTAGCCGTTTTTCATGGTCAACGGCTGGCCTGTGGATTCGAGCACTGCCCGCCAATAATTGGAGCAGGTGCTGATACGTTTTTTGCCCCGTGTGACCACGGCCATGGGGATGTGCACATAGCGTCCGTTCCAGCGGGAAATGACCAGGCCGGTGCGGCCGGACATGCCCGCGTGCACCGCATGGATGCCCAGGAACGAGCAATAGATGCGGTCATTGGCGTTGGCCGGAACCGAGCGGATGATGTAGCTCGGATCGATGTATTTGAGCGAGGGCTCGATGCCCTGTTTCCTGAAATGGTCGAGAATCTCCCTTTTCAACAGGGAGGCGATGTCGCTCAGTTTGACGTTGCCCGACGCGTCCTGTTTGCCGGAAGCGTCCAGGAGGTCCTGGCCCGCGCCCTCGGCCAACACGATGACCGCGTTGCCGCTTTTTTTCATGCGTTCGTCCAGGGCGGCCAGAAAGCCGTTTTCGCCCTGGATGTCGAAGGGGTCTTCCGGGATGAGACAGAAATTGATCTCCTGGCAGGCCAGGGCGCTCTGGGCCGCGATGAAGCCCGCGTCCCTTCCCATGACCTTGACCAGACCGATACCCCACGGGGCGCCGGTGGCTTCCACGTGGGCTCCCCGAATGGCCAGGGCCGCTGTTTCCACCGAGGTATCGAAGCCGAACGAGGGAGAGACGTAGTTGATGTCGTTGTCGATGGTCTTGGGCAGGCCGACCACGGAGATGGACAGTCCGCGTTTCTGTATCTCGGCCACCACGGTGGAGGCGGCCCGCATGGTTCCGTCGCCGCCGATCATGAACAGGATGGAGACGTTCATGCGCTCCAGGGCGTCCACGATGGCCTCCGGGTCCTGGGGCCCGCGCGAACTGCCCAGCACGGTGCCGCCGAACTCGTGAATGCGCGAGACGAAGTCCGGAGTCAGCTCGACGACGTCGTAGCCCTGTTCGGGGATGAACCCGGCCAGGCCGTACTGGATGCCGAGCACGGACGGGACCTTGTATTCATGGAAGGCGGTCATGACGATGGCCCGGATGACGTCGTTCAGTCCGGGGCACAGGCCGCCGCAGGTGACCACCGCGCATTTGGTCTTGCTCGGGTCGTAGTAGATCTTGTCGCGGGGCCCGGCGGGCTCGAAATATATGTGTTGCGGCTTCTTGCGGCTTTTGGACGTGCCTTCCACGGTGCGGCGGGAGATGTCCACCAGAACGGCATCCTCTTCCTCGACGAAATTGCCGAACTTGATGGGGTTGGTAATCTTGGCCGTGCCCACGGTGGCAATCTCGGTGGATTTGGGCATGGGGCTTTCGAAATTGCATGCTTTCATAGTCTCGACCTCCCGACTTCAGCAATGGTCCTTTGGCTAACTGTATTATAACGATTTCTTCCTGTGAGCAAACTGTATCTTCGTTTTTTCTCAATACGATAACAGGAAAACGCATGAATGACGCATTGCCCCCCCAAGGGGGGGGGCATCAGGACTTGACCTTTCGGGACAAATACCTATCTACTGATTTCCGCAGTATCGCTTGATGACCGGAGGATAACGATTTCATGACCAGTCAGATCAAAACCCTGCTGCTTCTGGGCCTGCTCACCGGCCTGTTGATGGCCCTTGGCGGGGCCATGGGCGGCCGCGCCGGGTTGTTCCTGGCCTTCGGGTTCGCCATGCTCATGAACGTGGGCAGTTATTGGTATTCGGACAAGATCGTCCTGCGCATGTACAAGGCGCGCCCCCTGTCACCGGGCGACGCGCCCCACATTCACCGCGTGGTCGGCGAGATGGCCCAGGCCGCAGGCATCCCCAAGCCGCGCATCGTGCTCATCCCCCAGGACGCGCCCAACGCGTTCGCCACGGGCCGTAATCCGCAGAACGCCGTGGTCGCGGTCACGCGGGGTATCGTCAACATCCTGGACCCCGACGAGCTCAAGGGCGTGCTGGCCCACGAACTCGGCCATATCGTCAACCGCGACATCCTCATCCAGACCATCGCGGCTGTGCTGGCCGGGGCCATCGTGTTCATTGCGAACATGCTCCAGTTCACCGCCATCTTCGGCGGCTTCTCCCGCGACGAGGAGGGCGGCAATCCGCTGGCCGCGCTGGCTATGGCCTTTCTCGCCCCGGTGGCCGCCACCCTCATCCAGATGGCCATCTCCCGGTCGCGCGAATACCTGGCCGACGCCACGGGCGCGCGGCTGTCCAACCCCGACGACCTGGCCGACGCCCTGTCCAAACTCGACTCGGCGGCGCAGCGCATGCCGCTTCAGGGCAACCCGGTCACTGAGAATCTGTTTATCGTCAATCCGTTCAGCGGGCGTCGGGCCGCGTCGCTGTTCGCCACGCATCCGCCCATTGAAGACCGCATCGCGCGCCTGAGGGCCATGGCTCAAGGCAGGTAACATGAATAGAACGGCTTCCTCTTTTCTCTTTTCCCTTCTCGTCCTGTGCTTTGCTTCCACTCCGGCATTCGCCGCCGACCGCCGCACCCCGGTGGTCCTGGCCGTGGAGGCGGTCAGCCCCTCGGTCGTCAACATCACCGTGACCTCCACGGTGCAGGGCGGCGGCTCGCCCTTTGGCGATCCCTTTTTCGACCAGTTCTTCAAACAGTACTATGGGCAGCAACCCCGTCGCTCCCAGAGCCTCGGCTCGGGCGTGATCATCGACGGCAAGAAGGCGCTGGTCCTGACCAATGCCCATGTCATCGCCTCGGGCGGCGACATCGCGGTACGCCTCAAGGACGGCCGCGAGTACAAGGCCGACCTGGTCGGCTCGGACGCCGACTTCGACCTGGCCGTGCTCAAGCTGGCAAACGCCCAGGACCTGCCCCAGGTCTCCATGGGGGATTCCGAGAACATTTTCATCGGCGAGACCGTCATCGCCATCGGCAACCCGTTCGGCTATTCCAACACCGTGACCACCGGCGTGGTCTCGGCCCTGAACCGGCCCATGAAGACCAACGGCGGGGCCTACGGCAGCTTCATCCAGACCGACGCGGCCATCAACCCCGGCAACTCCGGCGGTCCGCTGCTGAACATCAACGGCGAACTCATCGGCATCAACACCGCCAT is a genomic window of uncultured Pseudodesulfovibrio sp. containing:
- a CDS encoding TRAP transporter large permease subunit, which codes for MMEALPLIMFGVLTLLLMIGFPVAFTLLGTSLVFGVIGFGWDFFNLLPLRIWGTMTNQTLLAVPLFIFMGVMLERSGLAEDLLETMALLFGRMCGGLAVSVVIVGMLLGASTGIVGATVVTMGLISLPTMLRRGYQTELATGVISASGTLGQIIPPSIVLVLLGDIIGVSVGDLFMGAVIPGMLLVGLYCVYIIIYSHFNKACAPTIPDEEWEEILAAGLWKRVFKALVPPLLLMTCVLGSIFAGVASPTEAAAVGATGAVLLSMVNRRFTFGKLRETMMTTTVLTSMVFIILVGAGAFGLVFRGLGGDHVIRDYITHLAFGKWTVMLIVMTIIFVIGFFLDFIEITFIHIPVLAPIMHDFGFNPLWFAILFAINLQTSFMTPPFGFSLFFLKGVAPPHVRTGQIYKGIIPFVLLQLFGMGLVILFPELATWLPSVVFGD
- a CDS encoding TRAP transporter small permease subunit, translating into MAILLGLVRSIDRLNEWVGKLAGYISLLMVVVVTGDVIMRYVFDITFVAVQELEWHLFGAMFLLGAGYTLLKDEHVRVDVIYQRLSRKTRAWINFLGVLFFLLPGSFLVLDTSWKFFSMSLAINEGSPDPGGLPARYVLKAFILIGFVLIALQGVSMGIKAFLEIIGKPYEPAPGTTEKAHPAEVEGA
- the cydB gene encoding cytochrome d ubiquinol oxidase subunit II; the encoded protein is MTTLMETGSLHYYLAMIWFILWGVLWAVYFILDGFDLGVGTLLPFLARSEGDKRAILNSTGPFWDGNEVWLIAAGGVTFAAFPYAYAQMFSGLYLALMLLLFTLIVRGVSFEFRSKVESPAWRKAWDTAHAVCSFLPALLLGVAFGNIFQGIPLDETGFSQAGLFGLLNPYGIAGGILFVTIFMMHGALWLCIRTTGELKARAESVATKLWPGVVVLTVLFLAYTAMSTQLFANYMVYPVLFVILLLPVAGLVLMRTYLGAGRYWMAWAASGLYIGGVALFGVIGIFPAIIPSSPNPANSLTIMNSASSALTLEIMLVVAVIFVPLVIGYQSWVYKHFATPITEDDLHY
- a CDS encoding cytochrome ubiquinol oxidase subunit I, with translation MDVLMLSRLQFAAATMFHFIFVPLTLGLSVLIACMETAYVRTGNEVYKKMAKFWGKLFLVNFALGVVTGITLEFQFGTNWSRYSMYVGDIFGSLLAIEATAAFFLESTFIGVWHFGWEKLSPKAHAITAWLVAGASNLSAMWILIANGFMQNPVGYVLRNGRAELTDFWAVITNKYAWLEFFHVVPASLLLAGFFVVGISAWHLLRKSNTEFFQKSFNLGISVALVFALFTAAEGHIHGNNLSDTQPAKLAAMESHWETQRNAPMYLLVIPGEDGNVLQALPLPGVLSFLAYNDFNAEVKGLSDFPKEDRPPVTLSFLSFRLMVGLGTLFILVAAFGFLMRKRLDNYPLFLKALPYCIPLPYFAIWAGWTLTEVGRQPWIVYGLMRTSDAVSPVGTGEVGFTLVLMTLLYALLGAVGIWLMVKLAKKGPEDNTPIQA
- a CDS encoding ATP-dependent 6-phosphofructokinase produces the protein MKACNFESPMPKSTEIATVGTAKITNPIKFGNFVEEEDAVLVDISRRTVEGTSKSRKKPQHIYFEPAGPRDKIYYDPSKTKCAVVTCGGLCPGLNDVIRAIVMTAFHEYKVPSVLGIQYGLAGFIPEQGYDVVELTPDFVSRIHEFGGTVLGSSRGPQDPEAIVDALERMNVSILFMIGGDGTMRAASTVVAEIQKRGLSISVVGLPKTIDNDINYVSPSFGFDTSVETAALAIRGAHVEATGAPWGIGLVKVMGRDAGFIAAQSALACQEINFCLIPEDPFDIQGENGFLAALDERMKKSGNAVIVLAEGAGQDLLDASGKQDASGNVKLSDIASLLKREILDHFRKQGIEPSLKYIDPSYIIRSVPANANDRIYCSFLGIHAVHAGMSGRTGLVISRWNGRYVHIPMAVVTRGKKRISTCSNYWRAVLESTGQPLTMKNG
- a CDS encoding zinc metalloprotease HtpX — its product is MTSQIKTLLLLGLLTGLLMALGGAMGGRAGLFLAFGFAMLMNVGSYWYSDKIVLRMYKARPLSPGDAPHIHRVVGEMAQAAGIPKPRIVLIPQDAPNAFATGRNPQNAVVAVTRGIVNILDPDELKGVLAHELGHIVNRDILIQTIAAVLAGAIVFIANMLQFTAIFGGFSRDEEGGNPLAALAMAFLAPVAATLIQMAISRSREYLADATGARLSNPDDLADALSKLDSAAQRMPLQGNPVTENLFIVNPFSGRRAASLFATHPPIEDRIARLRAMAQGR
- a CDS encoding trypsin-like peptidase domain-containing protein, whose protein sequence is MNRTASSFLFSLLVLCFASTPAFAADRRTPVVLAVEAVSPSVVNITVTSTVQGGGSPFGDPFFDQFFKQYYGQQPRRSQSLGSGVIIDGKKALVLTNAHVIASGGDIAVRLKDGREYKADLVGSDADFDLAVLKLANAQDLPQVSMGDSENIFIGETVIAIGNPFGYSNTVTTGVVSALNRPMKTNGGAYGSFIQTDAAINPGNSGGPLLNINGELIGINTAIQARAEGIGFAIPINKAKHVIAELLDTGHVSPIWLGLFGQDVDQAAARYFDLKNLNGMLVTEVYPDTPAADALLKPGDVIKSFNGRTLANKTDYLTRLFSVTKAESVSLVALRDGHEIRLHLRPQVLDKGMALKLVRNRWGFELADREQGSGAEVTRVVPGSAAAKLGLQQGDIIHQIGNRSLRSGIDLLNAFLRNRMQKTVMMRVQRGRNLYTVRLTL